A region from the Desulfovibrio sp. ZJ209 genome encodes:
- the cysK gene encoding cysteine synthase A → MKTSILQTIGRTPLLRLKLSAELPGTVWLKLENRNPGGSIKDRVAFHCVERALVRGDVRPGGLVVEATSGNMGIGLALVCAMRGLRCALTMPESMSRERRALLRAYGAELALTPAAGGMAAAVAAARDLADELGGWLVNQFSNRDAVAVHYETTGPEIWHDSAGRMDVLVAGVGSGSSLTGTGRYLKESIADFRVIAVEPADSPVLSGGAPGPHAIQGIGAGFVPDILDRSLIDEVLLADAGEAMATARRLMAVDGVCAGISTGANVAAALAVAERPEMAGKNIVTFACDTGERYLSTPLFEAE, encoded by the coding sequence ATGAAGACATCCATCCTCCAGACCATCGGGCGGACGCCGCTCTTGCGGCTCAAACTTTCAGCCGAGCTCCCGGGCACTGTGTGGCTCAAGCTGGAGAACCGCAATCCCGGCGGCTCCATCAAGGACCGCGTGGCCTTTCATTGCGTGGAGCGCGCGCTCGTGCGCGGCGATGTGCGGCCCGGGGGGCTCGTGGTGGAGGCCACCAGCGGCAACATGGGCATCGGCTTGGCGCTCGTGTGCGCCATGCGCGGCCTGCGCTGCGCGCTCACCATGCCCGAATCCATGAGCCGGGAGCGGCGCGCGCTGTTGCGCGCCTATGGGGCGGAGCTCGCCCTCACGCCCGCGGCCGGCGGTATGGCCGCTGCCGTGGCGGCCGCGCGCGACCTTGCGGACGAGCTGGGCGGCTGGCTGGTGAACCAGTTTTCCAACCGCGACGCCGTGGCCGTGCATTACGAGACCACGGGCCCGGAGATCTGGCATGACAGCGCGGGCCGCATGGACGTTCTCGTGGCCGGCGTGGGCTCCGGCTCCTCGCTCACGGGCACGGGCCGCTATCTCAAGGAATCCATCGCCGATTTCAGGGTCATCGCCGTGGAGCCGGCGGACTCGCCCGTGCTTTCCGGGGGGGCGCCGGGCCCGCACGCCATTCAGGGCATCGGCGCGGGCTTCGTGCCCGACATCCTCGACCGCTCGCTCATCGACGAGGTGCTGCTCGCCGACGCCGGCGAGGCCATGGCCACGGCCCGGCGCCTCATGGCGGTTGACGGCGTGTGCGCGGGCATCTCCACCGGCGCCAACGTGGCAGCGGCCCTCGCCGTGGCCGAACGCCCGGAGATGGCCGGCAAAAACATCGTCACCTTTGCCTGCGACACCGGCGAGCGCTACCTCTCCACCCCGCTCTTCGAGGCCGAGTGA
- the asnS gene encoding asparagine--tRNA ligase, translating into MQRTLIVDVLKAGKPADAVTVCGWVRTRRDAKGFSFVELNDGSCLANLQCIVDDGTPAHAALGDASTGAALRVRGALVASPGKGQKWELRAESVEVFGLADPETFPLQKKRHSDEFLRGIAHLRPRTNKYGAAFRIRSEAGYAVHEFFRSRRFAWVHTPVLTGSDCEGAGEMFRVTTLAPGQQGEDFFTRQASLTVSGQLEAEALALGLGRVYSFGPTFRAENSNTPRHAAEFWMIEPEMAFADLDDLMELGEGLTRHVVEHVLDRCEADVALFDKFVEPGLLERLRGILRQPFARVPYAEAVRILEEADANFAFPVSFGIDLQTEHERYLAETHFQRPVIVYDYPREIKAFYMRANDDGETVAAMDMLVPRIGELIGGSQREERLDVLTARMAELGQKPEDYWWYLDLRRYGSVPHAGFGMGFERLLMFLTGISNIRDVIPFPRTPGSLEF; encoded by the coding sequence ATGCAGCGCACTCTTATCGTCGATGTCCTCAAGGCCGGGAAGCCGGCCGACGCCGTCACCGTCTGCGGCTGGGTGCGCACCCGGCGCGACGCCAAGGGCTTTTCGTTTGTGGAGCTCAACGACGGCTCTTGCCTCGCCAACCTCCAGTGCATCGTGGATGACGGCACGCCGGCGCACGCCGCGCTCGGCGATGCGTCCACCGGGGCGGCGCTCCGCGTGCGCGGGGCGCTCGTGGCCTCGCCGGGCAAGGGCCAGAAGTGGGAGCTCAGGGCCGAGTCCGTGGAAGTCTTCGGACTGGCAGATCCCGAGACCTTCCCGCTCCAGAAAAAGCGCCACTCGGACGAATTTTTGCGCGGCATCGCCCACCTCAGGCCACGCACCAACAAGTATGGCGCGGCCTTCCGCATCCGCTCCGAGGCCGGATATGCGGTGCACGAGTTTTTCCGCTCCCGCCGCTTCGCCTGGGTGCACACGCCGGTGCTCACGGGCTCGGACTGCGAGGGCGCGGGCGAGATGTTCCGCGTGACCACGCTCGCCCCGGGCCAGCAGGGCGAGGATTTCTTCACGCGGCAGGCGAGCCTCACGGTCTCGGGCCAGCTCGAGGCCGAGGCCCTGGCCTTGGGGCTCGGCCGCGTCTACAGCTTCGGCCCCACCTTCCGCGCCGAAAATTCCAACACCCCGCGCCATGCCGCGGAATTCTGGATGATCGAGCCGGAAATGGCCTTTGCCGACCTCGACGACCTCATGGAACTGGGCGAGGGCCTGACCCGCCATGTGGTGGAGCATGTGCTCGACCGCTGCGAGGCGGATGTGGCGCTCTTTGACAAGTTCGTGGAGCCGGGCCTTCTGGAGCGCCTGCGCGGCATCCTGCGCCAGCCCTTCGCGCGCGTCCCCTATGCCGAGGCCGTGCGCATCCTGGAAGAGGCCGACGCGAATTTCGCCTTCCCGGTGAGCTTCGGCATCGACCTCCAGACCGAGCACGAGCGCTACCTCGCGGAAACGCATTTCCAGCGCCCGGTCATCGTTTATGACTACCCGCGCGAGATCAAGGCCTTCTACATGCGCGCCAATGACGACGGCGAGACCGTGGCCGCCATGGACATGCTGGTGCCGCGCATCGGCGAGCTCATCGGCGGCTCGCAGCGCGAGGAAAGGCTCGACGTGCTTACCGCGCGCATGGCCGAGCTCGGCCAGAAGCCGGAAGACTACTGGTGGTATCTCGACCTGCGCCGCTATGGCAGCGTGCCGCACGCCGGCTTCGGCATGGGTTTCGAGCGCCTGCTCATGTTCCTCACCGGCATCAGCAATATCCGCGATGTCATCCCCTTCCCGCGCACTCCGGGGAGCCTGGAATTTTAG
- a CDS encoding (Fe-S)-binding protein: MKDKLSLKDVSTVEGQMVSIDLKDLPELALDVKPMPWKPFTEEQKENTACILDDVCVLNIPKPKNPQEEEELVNKFLEGMRKLFSKENNWTCLPMLESSMENCVQCNSCSEACHLWEMSGKNEMYRPNYRSEIFRRIYHQYIKKEPFAKWRYGDIGLNWKTVARLGELAYRCNVCRRCAQTCPIGVDNGLIAREIRKLFSQELGIHPRELHEKGTMNQLKVGSSTGMTPEVVRENVEFIDEDYSEITGVGITTPFDVKGADIMLLHNAGEIMAWPENIAAFSLIFQEAGLSWTLSSKAVAYDGVNYGVFYDDAQLARIALDHMLAARELGVKKVVVGECGHANKALTVLADRVIPYEYQVPRESCYVTLRDIILAGRLKLDPSRNDFPVTLHDPCNVVRLMGIVKPQRDILHKIAPKFREMPCHGVHNYCCGGGSGFAIMTRNNIDEWRGNISGRKKLWQIGEAFKECLGPETKKYICAPCSNCKGQIRELLEHNDLYSKNSFAYGGLVELIVNAMSNVQPGFIKWEGDE; this comes from the coding sequence ATGAAAGACAAGCTGTCCCTGAAAGATGTTTCCACCGTTGAAGGGCAGATGGTCAGCATTGACCTCAAGGATCTGCCCGAGCTCGCGCTCGACGTGAAGCCCATGCCCTGGAAGCCCTTCACCGAGGAGCAGAAGGAAAACACCGCCTGTATCCTCGATGACGTGTGCGTGCTTAATATCCCCAAGCCCAAGAACCCGCAGGAAGAGGAGGAGCTCGTCAACAAGTTCCTCGAGGGCATGCGCAAGCTCTTCTCCAAGGAGAACAACTGGACGTGCCTGCCCATGCTCGAGAGCAGCATGGAAAACTGCGTGCAGTGCAACTCCTGCTCCGAGGCGTGCCACCTGTGGGAGATGTCGGGCAAGAACGAGATGTACCGGCCCAACTACCGCTCGGAGATCTTCCGCCGCATCTACCATCAGTATATCAAGAAGGAGCCCTTCGCCAAATGGCGCTACGGCGACATCGGCCTCAACTGGAAGACCGTGGCGCGCCTCGGCGAGCTCGCCTACCGCTGCAATGTCTGCCGCCGCTGCGCGCAGACCTGCCCCATCGGCGTGGATAACGGCCTCATCGCCCGCGAGATCCGCAAGCTCTTCAGTCAGGAACTGGGCATCCATCCGCGCGAGCTGCACGAAAAGGGCACCATGAACCAGCTCAAGGTGGGCTCCTCCACGGGCATGACCCCCGAGGTCGTGCGCGAGAATGTGGAGTTCATCGACGAGGATTATTCCGAGATCACGGGCGTCGGCATCACCACCCCCTTCGACGTGAAGGGCGCGGACATCATGCTGCTGCACAATGCCGGCGAGATCATGGCCTGGCCCGAAAACATCGCCGCCTTTTCGCTCATCTTCCAGGAGGCCGGCCTTTCCTGGACGCTCTCCAGCAAGGCCGTGGCCTATGACGGCGTGAACTACGGCGTCTTCTATGACGACGCGCAGCTCGCGCGCATCGCGCTCGACCACATGCTGGCCGCCAGGGAGCTGGGCGTCAAGAAGGTGGTGGTGGGCGAATGCGGCCACGCCAACAAGGCCCTGACCGTGCTGGCCGACCGCGTCATCCCCTATGAATACCAGGTGCCGCGCGAAAGCTGCTACGTCACCCTGCGCGACATCATCCTCGCCGGGCGCCTCAAGCTCGACCCGTCGCGCAATGACTTCCCCGTGACCCTGCACGACCCCTGCAACGTGGTGCGCCTCATGGGCATCGTCAAGCCGCAGCGCGACATCCTGCACAAGATCGCGCCCAAATTCCGCGAAATGCCCTGTCACGGCGTGCACAACTACTGCTGCGGTGGCGGCTCCGGCTTCGCCATCATGACCCGCAACAACATCGACGAATGGCGCGGCAACATCTCGGGCCGCAAAAAGCTTTGGCAGATCGGCGAGGCCTTCAAGGAATGCCTCGGCCCCGAGACCAAGAAGTATATCTGCGCCCCGTGCTCCAACTGCAAGGGCCAGATCCGCGAGCTCCTGGAGCACAATGACCTGTACTCCAAGAACAGCTTTGCCTACGGCGGCCTCGTGGAGCTCATCGTCAACGCCATGAGCAACGTGCAGCCCGGCTTCATCAAGTGGGAAGGCGACGAATAG
- a CDS encoding tetratricopeptide repeat protein, with product MKRMFLTALAAAFLLAGGALAGASSASAATDAQILQDAWTAYNIGNYQKTLRLIEPLAGNGNPRAQVMLGRCYENGLGVKQDLGVAAQWFQLAAEQNDSEAQVLLAYCYEVGAGVPKNPQQVMNLMTRAAESGNPEAQFNLALNYSQGLYGAPKNEQESFRWASLSAQQGYAQAERFLGACYQYGFGVTADQALAQEWYAKAEAQGLSREGSIFNKVTDYTMPASEAVQQ from the coding sequence ATGAAAAGGATGTTCCTGACGGCGCTTGCCGCCGCGTTTTTGCTGGCCGGCGGCGCCCTCGCCGGCGCGTCTTCGGCGAGTGCCGCCACGGATGCCCAGATCCTCCAGGACGCGTGGACGGCCTACAATATCGGCAATTACCAGAAAACCCTGCGCCTCATCGAGCCGCTGGCCGGCAACGGCAACCCCAGGGCGCAGGTCATGCTCGGCCGCTGCTATGAGAACGGCCTTGGCGTGAAGCAGGATTTGGGCGTCGCCGCCCAGTGGTTCCAGCTCGCGGCGGAGCAGAATGACAGCGAGGCCCAGGTGCTGCTCGCCTATTGCTATGAGGTGGGCGCGGGCGTGCCCAAGAACCCGCAGCAGGTGATGAACCTCATGACCCGCGCGGCGGAATCGGGCAATCCCGAGGCGCAGTTCAACCTTGCGCTCAACTACAGCCAGGGCCTTTACGGGGCGCCCAAGAACGAGCAGGAGAGCTTCCGCTGGGCCAGCCTTTCAGCCCAGCAGGGCTATGCCCAGGCCGAGCGCTTCCTCGGGGCCTGCTACCAGTATGGCTTCGGCGTCACCGCCGACCAGGCGCTGGCCCAGGAATGGTACGCCAAGGCCGAGGCCCAAGGCCTCTCGCGCGAGGGCAGCATCTTCAACAAGGTGACGGACTACACCATGCCCGCTTCGGAGGCGGTGCAGCAGTAG
- the uvrA gene encoding excinuclease ABC subunit UvrA: MNTTAQPPMLPQAESPCIHIENARQHNLKNISLDIPRDELVVVCGPSGSGKSTLAFDIVYAEGQRRYVESLSTYARQFLPQMDKPDVEKIEGLSPAISLEQQSVSRNPRSTVGTVTEIYDFLRVFFARLGTTYCPQCGRPIEARAADEIISDILALPQGEKFMVLAPLIELQKGTHQDLLKKLKAEGFARVRVDGEFYTLDDVPALEKNKKHSIDLVVDRLVNKEGIRGRLADSVELALRHGNGQMVLHLPGRPEGERDIVQSTTSVCPTCHISLPAPSPQLFSFNGPQGACPRCVGLGTVDYFEPRLIAPNRGLSLTGGALLPWAKPKVLARYQTALAALGKRFGFTLATPLEKYSDEALAALFYGEDEHGKPAAGSLGLRRNWMGGVVALGAAGDHQSKNFVEAQRLQSEVAVSDRRWPGVIPLLEKGMQYGDAWREELARFRQSCDCPDCRGARLRPEALSVRVDDLSIAQFCALPVDRALAWLKERTFSGRHALIAEPLLKELEFRLSFLGNVGLEYLSLGRSMSTLSGGEAQRIRLASQLGSGLVGVTYVLDEPSIGLHPRDNERLLGTLRSLQKRGNTVLVVEHDEATICEADTVIELGPGSGANGGEIMFQGPVKELLDDADTLTARYLRGDETIPLPDARREPKGELVLHDVTTNNLRGIDCRIPMGVLTCVTGVSGSGKSSLVVDTLYKHLALGLGLRVDQPGTIGGLSYEGGATPIERIVAIDQTPIGRTPRSNPATYTKIFDEIRNIFAMTPDARKRGYQPGRFSFNVRGGRCEACGGDGQIRVEMHFLPDVYVTCDVCQGKRYNHETLEVRYKGLNIAEVLDLTVSQARKLFESYPSLERRLAVLEDVGLGYLRLGQPATTLSGGEAQRIKISRELGKRSLPGTLYILDEPTTGLHMHEVGKLIKVLHALVDKGASVVVIEHNTDMILAADHVLDMGPGGGENGGLIVSAGTPEAIVADPASVTGRFLMQERTERLKRRKKKG, encoded by the coding sequence ATGAACACGACCGCACAGCCCCCCATGCTCCCGCAGGCGGAGAGCCCCTGCATCCATATCGAGAACGCGCGCCAGCACAATCTCAAGAATATCAGCCTCGACATCCCGCGCGACGAGCTCGTGGTGGTCTGCGGGCCATCCGGCTCGGGCAAGTCCACCCTGGCTTTCGACATCGTGTATGCCGAGGGGCAGCGGCGCTATGTGGAATCGCTCTCCACCTATGCGCGCCAGTTCCTGCCGCAGATGGACAAGCCGGACGTGGAGAAGATCGAGGGGCTTTCGCCCGCCATCTCGCTGGAGCAGCAGAGCGTTTCGCGCAACCCGCGCTCCACGGTGGGCACGGTGACGGAGATCTATGACTTTTTGCGCGTGTTCTTCGCCCGCCTCGGCACCACCTATTGCCCGCAGTGCGGCCGGCCCATCGAGGCCCGCGCCGCGGACGAGATCATCTCGGACATCCTCGCGCTGCCCCAGGGCGAGAAATTCATGGTGCTCGCGCCGCTCATCGAGCTGCAAAAGGGCACCCACCAGGACCTGCTGAAAAAGCTCAAGGCCGAGGGCTTCGCCCGCGTGCGCGTGGACGGAGAGTTTTACACGCTGGACGATGTGCCCGCGCTGGAGAAGAACAAGAAGCACTCCATCGACCTCGTGGTCGACCGGCTCGTCAACAAGGAGGGCATCCGCGGGCGCCTCGCCGACTCCGTGGAGCTGGCCCTGCGCCACGGCAACGGGCAGATGGTGCTTCACCTGCCGGGGCGCCCGGAAGGGGAGCGCGACATCGTCCAGTCCACCACGTCCGTGTGCCCCACCTGCCATATCTCGCTGCCCGCGCCGAGCCCGCAGCTTTTTTCCTTCAACGGCCCGCAGGGCGCCTGCCCGCGCTGCGTGGGCCTCGGCACCGTGGATTATTTCGAGCCAAGGCTCATCGCGCCCAACCGCGGGCTCTCGCTCACGGGCGGGGCGCTGCTGCCATGGGCCAAGCCGAAAGTGCTGGCGCGCTACCAGACGGCGCTGGCCGCGCTCGGCAAGCGCTTCGGCTTCACGCTCGCCACGCCGCTGGAGAAATATTCTGACGAGGCCCTGGCCGCGCTGTTCTATGGCGAGGACGAGCACGGCAAGCCGGCCGCGGGCTCGCTGGGCCTGCGCCGCAACTGGATGGGCGGGGTCGTGGCCCTCGGCGCCGCCGGCGACCACCAGAGCAAGAATTTCGTGGAGGCCCAGCGCCTCCAGAGCGAGGTGGCGGTCAGCGACAGGCGCTGGCCCGGCGTCATCCCGCTGTTGGAAAAGGGCATGCAGTACGGCGACGCCTGGCGGGAGGAGCTGGCGCGCTTCCGCCAGTCGTGCGACTGCCCGGACTGCAGGGGCGCGCGCCTCAGGCCGGAGGCGCTCTCCGTGCGCGTGGACGACCTTTCCATCGCCCAGTTCTGCGCGCTCCCCGTGGACAGGGCGCTCGCCTGGCTCAAGGAGCGCACCTTCAGCGGGCGGCACGCCCTTATCGCCGAGCCCCTGCTCAAGGAGCTGGAGTTCCGCCTGTCCTTCCTGGGCAACGTGGGCCTCGAATATCTCTCGCTCGGCCGCTCCATGAGCACGCTCTCCGGCGGGGAGGCGCAGCGCATCCGCCTCGCCTCACAGCTCGGCTCGGGCCTCGTGGGCGTGACCTATGTGCTCGACGAGCCTTCCATCGGGCTGCACCCGCGCGACAACGAGCGCCTTTTGGGCACCCTGCGCTCGCTCCAGAAGCGCGGCAATACCGTGCTCGTGGTGGAGCACGACGAGGCCACCATCTGCGAGGCGGACACGGTCATCGAGCTCGGCCCCGGCTCGGGCGCCAACGGCGGCGAGATCATGTTCCAGGGCCCGGTGAAGGAATTGCTGGACGACGCCGACACCCTGACGGCCCGCTACCTGCGCGGCGACGAGACCATCCCCCTCCCGGACGCCCGGCGCGAGCCCAAGGGCGAGCTCGTGCTGCACGACGTGACCACCAACAACCTGCGCGGCATCGACTGCCGCATCCCCATGGGCGTCCTCACCTGCGTCACCGGGGTCTCCGGCTCGGGCAAGAGCTCGCTCGTGGTGGACACGCTCTACAAGCACCTGGCCCTGGGCCTCGGCCTGCGCGTGGACCAGCCGGGCACCATCGGCGGCCTCTCTTACGAGGGGGGCGCCACGCCCATCGAGCGCATCGTGGCCATCGACCAGACGCCCATCGGCCGCACGCCGCGCTCCAACCCGGCCACCTATACCAAGATTTTCGACGAGATCCGCAACATTTTCGCCATGACGCCGGACGCCCGCAAGCGCGGCTACCAGCCCGGGCGTTTCAGCTTCAACGTGCGCGGGGGCCGCTGCGAGGCCTGCGGCGGGGACGGGCAGATCCGGGTGGAGATGCACTTTCTGCCGGACGTGTACGTCACCTGCGACGTCTGCCAGGGCAAGCGCTACAACCACGAGACGCTGGAAGTGCGCTACAAGGGCCTGAACATCGCCGAGGTGCTGGACCTGACGGTCAGCCAGGCGCGCAAGCTCTTCGAGAGCTATCCCTCGCTGGAGCGGCGCCTGGCCGTTCTGGAGGACGTGGGCCTCGGGTACTTGCGCCTCGGGCAGCCGGCCACCACGCTTTCCGGCGGCGAGGCGCAGCGCATCAAGATCTCGCGCGAGCTCGGCAAGCGCTCGCTCCCGGGCACGCTCTACATCCTCGACGAACCCACCACCGGGCTGCACATGCACGAGGTGGGCAAGCTTATCAAGGTGCTGCACGCCCTCGTGGACAAGGGCGCCAGCGTGGTGGTCATCGAGCACAACACGGACATGATCCTCGCGGCGGACCACGTGCTGGACATGGGCCCGGGCGGCGGCGAGAACGGCGGCCTCATCGTCTCCGCCGGCACGCCGGAGGCCATTGTGGCCGACCCGGCTTCCGTCACCGGGCGCTTCCTCATGCAGGAACGCACGGAGCGGCTCAAGCGGCGGAAGAAGAAAGGCTAG
- a CDS encoding transcriptional repressor, whose product MPAARTRMTRQRAEILAELRKAKTHPTAEEIHAKVRRALPRISLGTVYRNLELLAQAGEILRLEGGHGRRFDGDVSPHLHVRCVRCGRVADVCGPAPAPALEGLSAAGFAILGARIELDGLCERCAAPAPAGARPNPDLSPENPAHGGSHE is encoded by the coding sequence ATGCCCGCAGCGCGAACCCGAATGACGCGACAGCGCGCCGAGATCCTCGCCGAACTGCGCAAGGCGAAGACCCACCCCACCGCCGAGGAGATCCACGCCAAGGTGCGCCGCGCCCTGCCCAGGATCAGCCTCGGCACGGTCTACCGCAACCTTGAGCTCTTGGCCCAGGCCGGCGAGATCCTCCGGCTCGAGGGCGGCCACGGGCGCCGCTTCGACGGCGATGTGTCGCCGCACCTGCATGTGCGCTGCGTGCGCTGCGGCCGCGTGGCCGATGTGTGCGGCCCGGCGCCCGCGCCCGCGCTGGAGGGCCTTTCGGCCGCGGGCTTCGCCATCCTCGGGGCGCGCATCGAGCTCGACGGCCTGTGCGAGCGTTGCGCGGCGCCCGCGCCCGCCGGCGCCCGCCCGAACCCCGACCTTTCCCCCGAAAACCCGGCCCACGGAGGCTCCCATGAGTGA
- a CDS encoding nuclear transport factor 2 family protein yields MRFFQFVPLLLALALCLAGGIAHAKADPVEQYTEAVITGDVAALEKLLAPNFWYIGSNGHIRDKAHFIEEIKDKKLVVDRMTLSNIRETKVGETRLLTANGVFRGTSEMPRPQGLMRYTMVLGDNKGTEQVVLFQATPVISTPECKDGNCKIK; encoded by the coding sequence ATGCGATTTTTCCAGTTCGTGCCCCTGCTTCTGGCGCTCGCCCTCTGCCTTGCCGGCGGCATCGCCCATGCCAAGGCCGACCCTGTGGAACAGTACACCGAGGCCGTCATCACCGGCGATGTGGCTGCGCTGGAAAAGCTGCTGGCGCCCAATTTCTGGTATATCGGCTCCAACGGGCACATTCGTGACAAGGCGCACTTCATCGAAGAGATCAAGGACAAAAAGCTCGTCGTGGACCGCATGACGCTTTCCAATATCCGCGAGACCAAGGTGGGTGAGACGCGCCTGCTCACGGCCAACGGCGTTTTCCGCGGCACCTCCGAGATGCCCCGCCCGCAGGGCCTCATGCGCTATACCATGGTGCTCGGCGACAACAAGGGCACGGAACAGGTGGTGCTGTTCCAGGCCACGCCCGTCATTTCCACGCCCGAGTGCAAGGACGGCAACTGCAAGATCAAGTAA
- a CDS encoding respiratory nitrate reductase subunit gamma, translated as MMTLFYLLGYLAVLGFICLAALKIRTYLKASPLHIRWELYPVPHEGPKKEAYGGSYMEEKNWWTHKRHVDHWEDIKAILVEVLCLHATYEHNPKLWIRTYPFHVGMYMLMGGTIILVCAVVLQLFGVDPAGGLMTFVANVINAVVLLGAFCIAGGGIALIIRRREDEGLKKYTTAEQYINLGSFVVFGVLTLAAWAFNPSYYQLARDFIYNLFTFNFQPLGSSWFVLNMLVGFFLMIAIPVTNMGHLIMKYFMYHDIRWGDEATIYSDKNKKIIDEMLQYQVTWSAPHIAGDGTPRNWVDVATTNPAAPKNDE; from the coding sequence ATGATGACACTCTTCTACCTCTTGGGCTACCTGGCCGTGCTGGGCTTCATCTGCCTTGCCGCGCTGAAAATCAGGACCTATCTCAAGGCGAGCCCGCTGCACATCCGCTGGGAGCTCTACCCCGTCCCGCACGAGGGCCCCAAGAAGGAGGCCTACGGCGGCAGCTATATGGAAGAAAAGAACTGGTGGACCCACAAACGCCATGTGGACCACTGGGAAGACATCAAGGCCATCCTCGTGGAAGTGCTTTGCCTGCACGCCACCTATGAGCACAACCCCAAGCTCTGGATCCGCACCTATCCCTTCCACGTGGGCATGTACATGCTCATGGGCGGCACCATCATCCTTGTCTGTGCCGTGGTGCTCCAGCTCTTCGGCGTCGACCCCGCGGGCGGCCTCATGACCTTCGTGGCCAATGTCATCAATGCGGTGGTCCTGCTCGGCGCCTTCTGCATCGCGGGGGGCGGCATCGCGCTCATCATCCGCCGCCGCGAGGACGAGGGCCTGAAGAAGTACACCACGGCGGAACAGTACATCAACCTGGGCTCCTTCGTGGTCTTCGGCGTGCTCACCCTCGCCGCCTGGGCCTTCAACCCCTCCTACTACCAGCTGGCGCGCGATTTCATCTACAATCTCTTCACCTTCAACTTCCAGCCGCTTGGCAGCTCCTGGTTCGTGCTTAACATGCTTGTGGGCTTCTTCCTGATGATCGCCATCCCCGTGACCAACATGGGGCACCTGATCATGAAGTACTTCATGTACCATGACATCCGCTGGGGTGACGAAGCCACGATCTACAGCGACAAAAACAAGAAGATCATCGACGAGATGCTCCAGTACCAGGTCACCTGGTCCGCCCCGCACATCGCCGGGGACGGCACGCCCAGGAACTGGGTGGACGTGGCCACCACCAACCCCGCAGCCCCCAAGAACGACGAGTAG
- the argJ gene encoding bifunctional glutamate N-acetyltransferase/amino-acid acetyltransferase ArgJ, with product MDDLPKGFRAGAAEACFRKAGRDDLGLIVSDRPCVLAAMFTKNLFRAAPVRVCQEILASGREVRAVVANSGQANACTGDEGLANCRETQRLTAEALGLEPDEVLPVSTGVVGAHLKMDKWRAAIPALAQSLGSRDAEGFTRAFMTTDAFPKFAMREVSLTGGLVRLTVMAKGAGMICPNMATMLCVALTDACVERATWQEMFRRAVNATFNRVSVDGDTSTNDTILGLANCASGVAAMNAGDEKALADALTAILDTVAHMLVADGEGASKVIHIKVSGAANDDEAEIVARSVGHSQLVKTAIYGGDANWGRIVTAVGYSGADFDPDKVSLFLCGIERFRKGQPVNEELEAELAEKLKAKDVDVDIILGSGPGCYSLQASDLGHEYVSLNADYRS from the coding sequence ATTGACGATCTTCCCAAGGGCTTCCGGGCCGGTGCTGCCGAAGCCTGTTTCCGCAAGGCCGGCCGGGACGACCTCGGCCTCATCGTGTCCGACAGGCCCTGTGTTTTGGCGGCCATGTTCACGAAAAACCTCTTCCGGGCCGCGCCCGTGCGCGTCTGCCAGGAAATCCTGGCCAGCGGCCGCGAGGTGCGCGCCGTTGTGGCCAATTCCGGGCAGGCCAATGCCTGCACCGGCGACGAGGGCCTTGCCAATTGCCGCGAGACGCAGCGCCTCACGGCCGAGGCCCTGGGCCTCGAGCCGGACGAGGTCTTGCCCGTTTCCACGGGCGTGGTGGGCGCGCACCTGAAAATGGACAAGTGGCGCGCGGCCATCCCGGCCCTGGCGCAAAGCCTGGGCAGCCGCGACGCCGAGGGCTTCACGCGCGCCTTCATGACCACCGACGCCTTCCCCAAGTTCGCCATGCGCGAGGTGAGCCTCACCGGGGGCCTCGTGCGCCTCACGGTCATGGCCAAGGGCGCGGGCATGATTTGCCCCAACATGGCGACCATGCTCTGCGTGGCGCTCACCGACGCCTGCGTGGAGCGCGCCACCTGGCAGGAGATGTTCCGGCGCGCCGTGAACGCCACCTTCAACCGCGTGAGCGTGGACGGCGACACCTCCACCAATGACACCATTCTCGGGCTCGCCAACTGCGCCTCGGGCGTGGCGGCCATGAACGCCGGGGACGAGAAGGCGCTCGCGGACGCGCTCACGGCCATCCTCGACACGGTGGCGCATATGCTGGTGGCGGACGGCGAGGGTGCCTCCAAGGTCATCCACATCAAGGTGAGCGGCGCGGCCAACGATGACGAGGCCGAGATCGTGGCGCGCAGCGTGGGCCACTCGCAGCTCGTGAAGACGGCCATTTACGGCGGGGACGCCAACTGGGGCCGCATCGTCACGGCCGTGGGCTACAGCGGCGCCGACTTCGACCCGGACAAGGTGAGCCTCTTCCTGTGCGGCATCGAGCGCTTCCGCAAGGGGCAGCCGGTCAACGAGGAACTGGAGGCCGAGCTCGCCGAAAAGCTCAAGGCCAAGGACGTGGACGTGGACATCATCCTCGGGTCGGGCCCGGGCTGCTACAGCCTCCAGGCCTCGGACTTGGGGCACGAATATGTGAGCCTCAACGCCGATTACCGGTCGTAG
- a CDS encoding rubredoxin — protein MSDPSEMWRCQTVNCGYIYDPDKGDRRHKIPAGTKFEDLPEDWRCPVCGAGKKAFRRLTDEA, from the coding sequence ATGAGTGACCCAAGCGAAATGTGGCGTTGCCAGACGGTGAATTGCGGCTACATCTATGACCCGGACAAGGGCGACCGCCGCCACAAGATCCCCGCCGGCACCAAGTTTGAAGACCTGCCCGAAGACTGGCGCTGCCCTGTCTGCGGCGCGGGCAAGAAAGCCTTTCGCCGCCTCACTGACGAAGCGTAG